A DNA window from Arachis duranensis cultivar V14167 chromosome 3, aradu.V14167.gnm2.J7QH, whole genome shotgun sequence contains the following coding sequences:
- the LOC107481319 gene encoding uncharacterized protein LOC107481319 isoform X1 has product MSMRSWMMRRKGMAILVPPNPIPSIITSFPRSFTTLTTPFLTTSRRLTLSAPSSSSSSHYHFSDFDAGEGDCVANAIPWNGSKVLLKGMTYTQLQKWVQSHGYRPGQAMMLWKRMYGNDIWAFHTDELEGLNKDFKKMLSEKAEFRALSLKEIRTAADGTRKILFALDDGMVVETVVIPCDRGRTTVCVSSQVGCAMNCQFCYTGRMGLRRHLTAAEIVEQAVFARRMLTSEVGSITNVVFMGMGEPLHNIDNVIKAADIMVDEQGLQFSPRKVTISTSGLVPQLRRFLHESKCALAVSLNATTDEVRNWIMPINRKYKLDLLLGTLREELCSKRNYKVLFEYVMLEGINDSDDDAKRLIELVKGIPCKINLISFNPHSGSFFRPTKEERMIEFRNTLASGGCTVFLRLSRGDDQMAACGQLGKPGTIQAPLLRVPQQFQMAIGNSA; this is encoded by the exons ATGAGTATGAGAAGTTGGATGATGAGGCGCAAGGGAATGGCGATACTTGTGCCACCCAACCCTATTCCTTCCATAATCACTTCCTTCCCTCGCTCTTTCACCACCCTAACTACGCCGTTTCTCACTACTTCCCGCCGCCTAACCCTTTCAGCtccatcttcttcctcttcttctcatTACCACTTCTCTGATTTTG atgcaggaGAAGGCGACTGCGTTGCAAATGCAATTCCATGGAATGGTTCTAAGGTGCTTCTTAAAGGGATGACTTATACTCAACTCCAA AAATGGGTTCAATCTCATGGATACAGACCCGGGCAGGCAATGATGTTATGGAAGCGTATGTATGGAAACGATATTTGGGCTTTTCATACTGATGAACTGGAAG GTTTGAACAAAGATTTCAAGAAGATGCTGAGTGAAAAAGCTGAGTTCAGGGCACTCTCTTTGAAAGAAATTCGCACAGCGGCTGATGGAACTAGGAAG ATTTTGTTCGCATTGGATGATGGGATGGTTGTAGAAACAGTTGTCATACCTTGCGATAGAGGCAGGACCACTGTGTGTGTTTCAAGTCAAGTTGGTTGTGCCATGAATTGCCAATTTTGCTATACTGGAAG AATGGGTCTCAGGAGACACCTTACTGCTGCAGAAATAGTAGAACAGGCAGTTTTTGCCCGCCGAATGCTTACCAGTGAAGTTGGTTCCATCACTAATGTTGTCTTTATG GGAATGGGAGAACCACTACATAACATTGATAATGTCATTAAAGCTGCAGATATTATGGTGGATGAGCAAGGGCTTCAATTCAGTCCCCGCAAGGTCACTATTTCTACCAGTGGGCTTGTTCCACAGCTCAGACGTTTCCTTCATGAATCCAAGTGTGCTTTAGCTGTTAGTTTGAATGCCACCACTGATGag GTAAGAAATTGGATCATGCCTATAAATCGGAAGTATAAGTTGGACTTGCTTCTGGGTACTCTTCGGGAGGAGCTTTGCTCGAAACGCAACTATAAAGTTCTTTTTGAGTATGTAATGCTTGAAGGAATTAATGACAG TGATGACGATGCAAAGAGGCTAATTGAGCTTGTGAAGGGAATTCCATGCAAGATCAATCTCATCTCATTCAACCCGCATAGTGGATCATTCTTCAGACCAACTAAAGAGGAGAGGATGATTGAGTTCCGGAACACATTGGCCAGTGGAGGGTGCACAGTCTTCTTGCGGCTCAGTCGAGGCGACGATCAGATGGCTGCCTGTGGTCAGTTAGGCAAGCCCGGCACCATTCAGGCACCGTTGCTCCGCGTACCACAGCAGTTCCAAATGGCCATTGGAAATTCAGCTTGA
- the LOC107481319 gene encoding uncharacterized protein LOC107481319 isoform X2, which translates to MSMRSWMMRRKGMAILVPPNPIPSIITSFPRSFTTLTTPFLTTSRRLTLSAPSSSSSSHYHFSDFGEGDCVANAIPWNGSKVLLKGMTYTQLQKWVQSHGYRPGQAMMLWKRMYGNDIWAFHTDELEGLNKDFKKMLSEKAEFRALSLKEIRTAADGTRKILFALDDGMVVETVVIPCDRGRTTVCVSSQVGCAMNCQFCYTGRMGLRRHLTAAEIVEQAVFARRMLTSEVGSITNVVFMGMGEPLHNIDNVIKAADIMVDEQGLQFSPRKVTISTSGLVPQLRRFLHESKCALAVSLNATTDEVRNWIMPINRKYKLDLLLGTLREELCSKRNYKVLFEYVMLEGINDSDDDAKRLIELVKGIPCKINLISFNPHSGSFFRPTKEERMIEFRNTLASGGCTVFLRLSRGDDQMAACGQLGKPGTIQAPLLRVPQQFQMAIGNSA; encoded by the exons ATGAGTATGAGAAGTTGGATGATGAGGCGCAAGGGAATGGCGATACTTGTGCCACCCAACCCTATTCCTTCCATAATCACTTCCTTCCCTCGCTCTTTCACCACCCTAACTACGCCGTTTCTCACTACTTCCCGCCGCCTAACCCTTTCAGCtccatcttcttcctcttcttctcatTACCACTTCTCTGATTTTG gaGAAGGCGACTGCGTTGCAAATGCAATTCCATGGAATGGTTCTAAGGTGCTTCTTAAAGGGATGACTTATACTCAACTCCAA AAATGGGTTCAATCTCATGGATACAGACCCGGGCAGGCAATGATGTTATGGAAGCGTATGTATGGAAACGATATTTGGGCTTTTCATACTGATGAACTGGAAG GTTTGAACAAAGATTTCAAGAAGATGCTGAGTGAAAAAGCTGAGTTCAGGGCACTCTCTTTGAAAGAAATTCGCACAGCGGCTGATGGAACTAGGAAG ATTTTGTTCGCATTGGATGATGGGATGGTTGTAGAAACAGTTGTCATACCTTGCGATAGAGGCAGGACCACTGTGTGTGTTTCAAGTCAAGTTGGTTGTGCCATGAATTGCCAATTTTGCTATACTGGAAG AATGGGTCTCAGGAGACACCTTACTGCTGCAGAAATAGTAGAACAGGCAGTTTTTGCCCGCCGAATGCTTACCAGTGAAGTTGGTTCCATCACTAATGTTGTCTTTATG GGAATGGGAGAACCACTACATAACATTGATAATGTCATTAAAGCTGCAGATATTATGGTGGATGAGCAAGGGCTTCAATTCAGTCCCCGCAAGGTCACTATTTCTACCAGTGGGCTTGTTCCACAGCTCAGACGTTTCCTTCATGAATCCAAGTGTGCTTTAGCTGTTAGTTTGAATGCCACCACTGATGag GTAAGAAATTGGATCATGCCTATAAATCGGAAGTATAAGTTGGACTTGCTTCTGGGTACTCTTCGGGAGGAGCTTTGCTCGAAACGCAACTATAAAGTTCTTTTTGAGTATGTAATGCTTGAAGGAATTAATGACAG TGATGACGATGCAAAGAGGCTAATTGAGCTTGTGAAGGGAATTCCATGCAAGATCAATCTCATCTCATTCAACCCGCATAGTGGATCATTCTTCAGACCAACTAAAGAGGAGAGGATGATTGAGTTCCGGAACACATTGGCCAGTGGAGGGTGCACAGTCTTCTTGCGGCTCAGTCGAGGCGACGATCAGATGGCTGCCTGTGGTCAGTTAGGCAAGCCCGGCACCATTCAGGCACCGTTGCTCCGCGTACCACAGCAGTTCCAAATGGCCATTGGAAATTCAGCTTGA